A single genomic interval of Coccidioides posadasii str. Silveira chromosome 1, complete sequence harbors:
- a CDS encoding uncharacterized protein (EggNog:ENOG410PGNY~COG:C~BUSCO:6277at33183): MAQKKILDAAEVAKHNTVDSCWVVLYGKVYDVTDFLPDHPGGASIILKLAGKDATEEYDPIHPSGTLEENLRPEACLGTVDPTTLYQLTPVKAPTSAEREGPPPMASLLNLDDIEQVATKQISRKAWGYYYSAADDLISKHLNNSVYRSILLRPRVFIDCKKCDLSTNILGYKLGSPIYVSPTAVARLAHPAGEAGIAAACSKFGTMQLISNNASMTPEQVVKDAKPDQIFGWQLYVQTDKSKSETMLARIKKLKAIKFVCLTLDVPVPGKREDDERTKEPNNLSTAEMVKASGGTPVVGGSGIGKQLFGGTDPSLTWKTTLPWLAKHTDLPIVLKGLQTHEDAYIASLHTPQVKAIILSNHGGRAMDTAPPAVHTLLEMRKYCPEVFDKLEVWVDGGIKRGTDVVKALCLGAKAVGIGRPALFGLGAGGIEGVERVLQILNEETQTAMRLLGVERVDDLGMQHINARAVEQLIYDGPPGLDAFGALLKAKM; this comes from the exons TCGCCAAGCACAACACCGTTGACAGCTGTTGGGTTGTGCTCTACGGAAAGGTTTACGAT GTGACAGACTTTCTTCCGGATCATCCTGGGGGCGCGAGTATCATCTTGAAATTAGCGGGAAAAGATGCTACTGAAGAATATGACCCAATTCACCCCAGTGGGACTTTGGAGGAGAATTTACGGCCGGAGGCTTGTCTCGGGACTGTCGACCCTACGACACTTTACCAACTTACCCCAGTGAAGGCACCGACGTCTGCAGAACGTGAAGGCCCACCGCCAATGGCGTCTCTCCTTAATCTAGATGATATTGAACAGGTGGCTACGAAACAGATCAGCAGAAAGGCTTGGGGATACTACTATTCCGCAGCTGACGACCTTATTTCTAAACATTTGAATAACTCTGTCTACCGGTCCATCTTACTCCGACCCAGAGTCTTCATTGATTGCAAAAAATGCGACCTTTCCACGAATATTTTAGGTTACAAGCTTGGTTCACCAATTTATGTTTCTCCGACTGCAGTGGCACGTCTTGCACACCCAGCAGGTGAAGCAGGCATTGCTGCAGCTTGCTCGAAGTTCGGGACCATGCAGCTAATCTCCAACAATGCTTCCATGACTCCAGAGCAAGTGGTGAAGGACGCAAAGCCAGATCAGATCTTCGGGTGGCAGCTATATgtgcagacagacaaaagCAAGAGCGAGACGATGCTTGCTCGCATCAAAAAGCTCAAAGCCATCAAATTTGTCTGCCTGACGCTTGACGTCCCCGTCCCTGGTAAACGGGAGGATGATGAGCGAACTAAAGAACCCAACAATCTTAGCACCGCGGAGATGGTCAAGGCATCCGGTGGAACACCGGTTGTCGGTGGAAGTGGCATCGGCAAGCAGCTATTCGGCGGCACGGATCCTTCATTAACGTGGAAAACGACGCTTCCATGGCTGGCGAAACATACAGATCTTCCAATCGTGCTGAAGGGTCTTCAGACACACGAGGACGCCTACATCGCATCCCTGCACACTCCACAAGTCAAGGCCATTATTCTCTCAAACCATGGTGGTAGAGCTATGGATACGGCTCCTCCAGCAGTTCATACATTGCTCGAGATGCGAAAGTATTGCCCTGAAGTTTTCGATAAATTGGAAGTATGGGTCGATGGTGGGATCAAGCGAGGCACAGATGTTGTGAAAGCCTTATGTCTGGGTGCGAAAGCGGTTGGAATCGGGAGACCAGCGCTTTTTGGTCTTGGAGCTGGCGGGATTGAGGGAGTGGAAAGAGTCTTGCAGA TTCTGAACGAGGAAACTCAAACGGCTATGCGTCTTCTAGGAGTTGAAAGGGTTGACGACTTGGGGATGCAGCAT ATCAATGCCCGCGCTGTTGAACAGCTCATCTACGATGGCCCACCTGGCTTGGATGCTTTCGGTGCCCTTCTCAAAGCCAAAATGTAA
- a CDS encoding uncharacterized protein (EggNog:ENOG410PJMD~COG:L~BUSCO:8018at33183), with amino-acid sequence MTSVPPPNAKSPDRSPAPQSPTQPTAIPAAAGTKRKRGTETKFYAVKSGFKPGIYHSWNDCLAQVKGFKGAVFQSFLTVPEAKAFLTGTQAPVSESSTATSTKFYGVQRGRQPGVYTDWAVAQDQIKGFRGPKYRKFSTWAEADEFVRQGREQGNNGAGAEASSKKVKLRGAPGMTAEPLKDEFGNEYPPGTGPLPPGAEDGFDPNILLDPSTGRLVYKTPEQKAATKLQAKPVPPPNMLKIYTDGSSLGNGKAVSKAGVGVYFGPGDERNVSEPLKGNRQTNQRAELTAISRALDIAPRHRDVTIYTDSKYAIDCVTVWFVRWQRNKWMTTDHKPVENKDLVQSIRAKIEERTLLNVKTLFEWVKGHNKDPGNEAADRLAVRGAKTGLQEINDGVGENEGAQDMKDSNILEDDGNDDAT; translated from the exons ATGACTTCGGTTCCACCTCCGAATGCAAAAAGCCCGGACCGATCGCCCGCGCCCCAATCCCCGACGCAACCAACCGCGATTCCCGCGGCTGCAGGGACAAAACGAAAGCGGGGTACAGAGACGAAATTTTACGCCGTGAAGAGCGGATTTAAGCCTGGAATATATCACTCATGGAATGACTGCCTGGCTCAGGTAAAAGGGTTTAAAGGAGCTGTCT TCCAATCTTTCCTTACGGTTCCAGAAGCAAAAGCATTCTTGACCGGGACTCAGGCTCCGGTGTCGGAAAGTTCAACAGCTACGAGTACCAAGTTCTACGGCGTACAGCGCGGCAGACAGCCCGGCGTGTATACCGATTGGGCAGTTGCGCAGGATCAGATTAAAGGATTCCGTGGTCCGAAATACCGCAAGTTCTCCACCTGGGCCGAAGCAGATGAATTTGTGCGACAGGGTCGAGAGCAAGGGAATAATGGAGCGGGTGCGGAGGCGTCGTCGAAGAAAGTAAAACTACGTGGCGCCCCGGGGATGACGGCAGAGCCGCTAAAGGATGAATTCGGGAATGAATATCCGCCGGGCACGGGCCCTTTGCCCCCTGGTGCGGAAGATGGGTTTGATCCGAATATATTGCTGGACCCGTCGACTGGGCGTTTAGTATACAAGACTCCGGAGCAAAAAGCTGCAACAAAATTGCAGGCTAAACCGGTGCCGCCGCCGAATATGTTGAAGATATACACGGACGGCAGTTCATTGGGGAATGGTAAGGCGGTATCTAAGGCGGGAGTCGGGGTATATTTTGGTCCTGGTGATGAGAG GAATGTCTCAGAACCCCTCAAAGGTAATCGTCAGACCAACCAGCGAGCGGAACTGACGGCCATATCCCGTGCGCTGGACATTGCACCGCGTCACCGTGATGTTACAATCTACACTGACAGCAAGTACGCTATTGACTGCGTAACTGTGTGGTTCGTCCGGTGGCAGCGCAATAAATGGATGACAACGGATCACAAGCCTGTTGAAAATAAGGACCTGGTCCAATCCATCCGAGCCAAGATTGAGGAGCGCACACTATTGAATGTGAAAACACTGTTTGAATGGGTGAAGGGGCACAACAAGGATCCAGGAAATGAGGCCGCGGATCGGTTGGCGGTAAGAGGAGCCAAGACTGGTCTGCAGGAAATCAATGACGGGGTTGGTGAGAATGAAGGGGCACAGGACATGAAGGACTCGAATATTCTAGAAGACGATGGGAATGATGATGCGACATGA